GCCAGTTTGAAGGCCTTGAGGCCCTGTATCAGCAATATAAGGATCAGGGATTAAAGGTGGTGGGCTTTCCGTCCAACGACTTCAAGCAGGAAGCCAAAAGCGAGGCCGAAGCGGCAGAGATGTGCTTTGTGAATTACGGCGTCACCTTTGACATGGCGGCACCGGTAAGCGTGAAGGGCGACCAGGCTCACCCCATTTTCAAGGAGATCACGCGCCAGAGTGGCAAGCAGCCCCGCTGGAACTTTTACAAGTTCGTGATTGATCGGAGCGGCCGGGTGACCGAGGTGTTTTCCAGCATTACCGGGCCCGAGAACAAGCGGCTGCAGGCCGCCATCGAAAAGGTATTGTAACCGGTGCAAACGCAGCAATGCCGACCCGAGGGCCGGCATTGCATTATTATTGGCGGCAATCTCGCCGCCCCAAGGGATCTGGCAGATGCCAGTGAGGCTCAGGGAGTCACGGCGCCTTCCGCCACCTCGTCCAGCGGCCCCTGGCCGGACTGCATGGCTCCAATCTCTTCATT
The nucleotide sequence above comes from Oceanimonas doudoroffii. Encoded proteins:
- a CDS encoding glutathione peroxidase; protein product: MKKLFCGLCGLLLCHTASATEPDTAALYQHQLPRLHSSELLDMSQFAGQPLLVVNTASHCGFTGQFEGLEALYQQYKDQGLKVVGFPSNDFKQEAKSEAEAAEMCFVNYGVTFDMAAPVSVKGDQAHPIFKEITRQSGKQPRWNFYKFVIDRSGRVTEVFSSITGPENKRLQAAIEKVL